Proteins co-encoded in one Sporosarcina sp. FSL K6-1522 genomic window:
- a CDS encoding CbiX/SirB N-terminal domain-containing protein, with product MATWNLTQMQRHLLICNGATCMGAGAEEVTQQIRDEIRAHHLDEQIHTSRTRCNGRCKDKCVVIEYPKGTWYSVQQEETARAIVHESVAEESIIYAMEHGERQRGETRIKGIDKYRKRKGPKKKAVLFVGHGSRLEAGNEEVRQFIEQTKEQIDPSLLVETCFLEFASPNIEDGIQLCIEKGADEVHVIPIILLHAGHSKLHIPAEIEEAKGLFPDIRFTYGQTIGIHDEVLDILKTRLAEVGFDVNQKHEETAILFIGRGSSDVDAKADFYTIREKLWEQVNVPILECAFIGVTTPTVQEGMERCIELGAKKIIMLPYFLFTGILMERMNRMAEQFKVDYPQTSIDIAGYFGYHPKLRTVLLERMNQALDGTSTGMQDLENFRRYVEKYGYEHTH from the coding sequence ATGGCTACATGGAATTTAACGCAAATGCAGCGCCACTTGCTAATTTGTAATGGGGCAACTTGCATGGGGGCAGGCGCTGAAGAAGTGACACAGCAAATCCGTGACGAAATTCGTGCTCATCATTTGGATGAGCAAATTCATACATCACGGACCCGTTGTAACGGTCGTTGTAAAGATAAATGTGTCGTGATTGAATACCCAAAAGGCACATGGTATTCCGTGCAACAGGAAGAAACGGCACGTGCTATTGTTCATGAATCGGTGGCGGAAGAATCGATTATATATGCCATGGAGCATGGTGAGCGTCAACGGGGTGAAACACGCATTAAAGGGATCGATAAATATCGAAAGCGAAAAGGGCCAAAGAAAAAAGCGGTGTTGTTTGTGGGGCATGGCAGTAGGCTAGAGGCAGGAAATGAAGAGGTTCGCCAATTTATTGAACAAACGAAAGAGCAGATTGACCCGTCCCTACTTGTGGAAACTTGTTTTTTAGAATTTGCATCGCCGAATATCGAAGATGGGATTCAACTTTGTATTGAAAAAGGTGCGGATGAGGTCCATGTGATCCCCATCATCCTATTACATGCAGGACATTCCAAACTGCACATTCCAGCTGAAATTGAGGAAGCTAAAGGACTTTTTCCAGATATTCGTTTCACTTATGGCCAAACGATAGGGATTCATGACGAGGTTTTAGACATTTTGAAAACAAGACTGGCTGAAGTAGGTTTTGATGTCAATCAGAAACACGAGGAAACCGCAATTCTATTCATCGGACGAGGTAGTAGCGATGTAGATGCGAAGGCTGATTTTTATACCATTCGCGAAAAGCTATGGGAACAAGTAAATGTGCCCATTTTGGAATGTGCTTTTATCGGAGTTACGACCCCTACTGTGCAGGAAGGAATGGAACGTTGTATCGAGTTAGGTGCGAAGAAAATTATTATGTTACCGTACTTTTTATTCACAGGTATCTTAATGGAAAGAATGAATCGCATGGCCGAACAGTTCAAAGTGGATTATCCACAGACATCTATTGATATTGCTGGATATTTTGGCTATCATCCGAAATTGAGAACGGTATTGTTAGAACGTATGAATCAAGCTTTAGATGGAACCTCGACGGGAATGCAAGATTTAGAAAATTTCCGTCGATATGTGGAAAAGTACGGGTATGAGCATACGCATTAA
- a CDS encoding ABC transporter substrate-binding protein, with the protein MKNKLMGAFLLLTVFLVLSACSGKDANEEVEKDDATDKQAKQTEKILIDNEDFVIEYTEVPKRAISLNQHVTEIMLALGLEDSMVGTAYLDDKVYEPLQEAYEKVPVLAEQYPSKEQIIEAEADFLYGGWSSAFSEKSVATREEFKALDIDSYLQSSSVNVAPSLEDIYADIRNIAKIFRVEERGEKLIDEMNQDIEAITSKMPEATEPLKVFVFDSGETDITTATQNFMNTLVTMAGAKNVFGDIESNWATVSKEDAVERQPEMIVIIDYGSTTAEQKIAFLKADPALSQTPAVQNEKFVMLPLSAASEGVRVAEALEILAKGFYPEAY; encoded by the coding sequence ATGAAAAACAAATTAATGGGGGCCTTCCTACTTTTAACGGTCTTCCTAGTATTATCAGCATGCTCGGGGAAGGATGCAAATGAAGAAGTAGAGAAAGACGATGCTACAGACAAACAAGCGAAGCAAACAGAAAAAATATTGATAGACAATGAAGATTTTGTCATTGAATACACTGAAGTACCTAAGCGTGCAATTTCATTAAATCAGCACGTAACAGAGATCATGTTAGCGCTTGGTTTAGAAGATTCAATGGTTGGGACAGCTTATTTGGACGATAAAGTGTACGAGCCATTGCAGGAAGCATATGAGAAAGTACCCGTATTAGCTGAACAATACCCATCAAAAGAGCAAATAATCGAGGCGGAAGCAGACTTTCTATATGGTGGTTGGTCAAGTGCATTTAGCGAGAAAAGCGTTGCTACACGTGAAGAATTTAAAGCGTTAGATATCGACAGTTATTTACAATCATCGTCTGTCAATGTCGCACCCTCATTGGAAGATATTTATGCAGATATCCGAAATATCGCGAAAATCTTCCGTGTTGAAGAGCGTGGGGAGAAATTGATTGACGAAATGAATCAAGACATTGAAGCCATTACGTCTAAAATGCCGGAAGCAACGGAACCGTTGAAAGTGTTCGTATTCGATAGCGGAGAAACAGACATAACTACAGCCACGCAGAACTTCATGAATACACTTGTGACAATGGCTGGAGCGAAAAATGTTTTCGGTGATATAGAAAGCAACTGGGCAACGGTATCTAAAGAAGATGCTGTTGAGCGCCAACCTGAAATGATTGTCATCATTGACTACGGTTCTACGACGGCAGAACAGAAGATAGCTTTTTTGAAAGCTGATCCAGCGTTAAGTCAAACACCTGCCGTGCAAAACGAGAAATTTGTCATGTTGCCGTTATCGGCGGCGTCTGAAGGCGTTCGTGTAGCAGAAGCACTCGAAATATTAGCAAAAGGTTTTTATCCAGAAGCTTACTAA
- a CDS encoding ABC transporter ATP-binding protein has protein sequence MLRVEEISFLVADKQILHDISFSLEQGTFIGIIGPNGSGKSTMLKIIYRYLKQTSGIVTLYEKDLVQITQKQLAQEMAVVSQETPVLFDFTVHDLVMMGRTPYKQWLAKDSKEDFAIVEESMRLANVQHLKDRTFGQLSGGEKKRVMLARALAQQAKILILDEPTNHLDIEHQLQLMDLVKGLPITIVAALHDLNLAASYCDELLVMKDGALFMKGTPEQVLTEETMRQVFQIQVGISKNPFTQKLHLFFYTDHKKEVGV, from the coding sequence ATGTTGCGGGTAGAGGAGATTTCATTCTTAGTAGCTGACAAGCAAATTTTACACGATATTTCGTTTTCATTGGAGCAAGGTACATTTATTGGCATCATTGGGCCCAATGGTAGTGGGAAATCGACGATGTTAAAGATTATCTATCGCTATTTAAAACAAACGAGTGGAATTGTGACACTCTATGAAAAAGATCTTGTTCAGATCACGCAAAAACAGCTCGCGCAGGAAATGGCGGTCGTGAGTCAAGAAACCCCTGTACTCTTCGACTTTACCGTGCATGATTTAGTGATGATGGGTCGAACGCCGTACAAACAATGGCTTGCAAAAGATAGCAAAGAAGATTTTGCCATTGTCGAAGAAAGTATGCGGCTTGCCAACGTCCAACATTTAAAAGACCGGACATTCGGTCAATTATCTGGTGGTGAAAAGAAACGGGTTATGCTTGCGCGCGCACTTGCACAACAGGCGAAAATCTTGATTCTAGATGAACCAACGAATCATCTAGATATTGAACACCAGCTCCAGTTAATGGATCTGGTGAAGGGACTACCGATTACGATTGTAGCCGCATTGCATGATTTAAATTTAGCAGCCAGCTATTGCGATGAATTACTTGTCATGAAAGATGGGGCTCTTTTTATGAAAGGAACACCTGAACAGGTACTGACAGAGGAGACTATGAGGCAAGTTTTTCAAATACAAGTGGGTATTTCAAAGAACCCATTTACACAAAAGTTACATCTGTTTTTTTACACAGATCATAAGAAAGAAGTGGGCGTATAA
- a CDS encoding iron ABC transporter permease, with product MTKFRFTVLISALLICLFASMTFAVMVGSVGITPSIILEVLFSKLGISLGTVASKAQSIIIWEIRLPRVVLAAIVGAALAISGAAIQALVRNPIADPYILGVSSGASVGATSVILLGAFSTLGTYALSFAAFLGAILAVIVVFLLARVNGRTSVIRLLLAGIAISMVFSAITNFLLMTSKQQGGIQAVMHWMLGSLAGAKWSTIGIPFFTFFLVFVLLLLNYRQLNALLLGEELATTLGINLERFRIFIILVVSLLTGVVVASSGSIGFVGLIIPHLVRMMIGSNYKLVLPMSALMGAIFLVWADMVARIAIAPEEMPIGIITAVCGGPFFIWMLRRRRYSFGDGE from the coding sequence ATGACTAAGTTTCGATTTACAGTATTAATAAGCGCGTTACTGATATGCTTGTTTGCTTCAATGACTTTTGCAGTGATGGTAGGCTCCGTAGGGATAACACCAAGCATTATTTTGGAAGTACTTTTTTCAAAACTCGGGATTTCGTTAGGGACGGTGGCTTCAAAAGCACAAAGCATCATTATTTGGGAAATTCGTTTACCTCGTGTGGTACTTGCAGCAATTGTTGGCGCGGCCCTGGCGATTAGTGGCGCGGCGATTCAAGCATTGGTTAGGAACCCGATTGCAGATCCTTATATTTTGGGGGTATCGTCTGGTGCGTCAGTGGGTGCAACGTCGGTCATTTTACTTGGTGCATTTAGCACTTTGGGGACCTATGCATTATCCTTTGCAGCTTTTTTAGGGGCTATTTTGGCTGTCATAGTTGTCTTCTTGTTGGCGCGCGTCAATGGACGCACGTCCGTTATTCGTCTGCTCTTGGCAGGGATTGCGATTTCGATGGTGTTTTCCGCAATTACCAATTTTCTGCTGATGACATCCAAGCAACAGGGTGGTATTCAAGCCGTTATGCATTGGATGCTTGGTAGTTTGGCAGGTGCGAAGTGGTCAACGATTGGCATCCCATTTTTTACGTTTTTCCTTGTTTTTGTCTTGCTGTTGCTGAATTATCGTCAGCTAAATGCTCTGCTCCTTGGGGAAGAACTAGCTACTACACTTGGTATTAACCTAGAACGTTTTCGAATTTTCATTATACTTGTTGTGTCGTTATTAACAGGTGTTGTTGTTGCAAGTAGCGGTAGTATTGGTTTTGTTGGTTTAATCATCCCGCATCTTGTGCGAATGATGATAGGGTCGAACTACAAACTAGTTCTACCGATGAGCGCATTAATGGGTGCCATTTTCTTAGTCTGGGCGGATATGGTTGCACGGATTGCGATAGCACCTGAAGAAATGCCCATCGGAATTATCACTGCCGTTTGCGGAGGGCCTTTCTTTATTTGGATGCTTAGACGCCGTCGATATTCTTTTGGGGATGGTGAATAA
- a CDS encoding class I SAM-dependent methyltransferase, with amino-acid sequence MIKGSLLQIDFEKLWKEGMLDWHGKMPERMTDDGLEEAFWAQSMKKKTYKQTDEYAKEIYEKMKQHIPQEASCIEIGPGWGNYTFQLSEDVKRLTLVDGSKSVLAYLKQYYERNASVQFVHSKWEEAQIEPHDVVIGVNCFYRIYEMAAALQKMNALAKKCAIIGLTTGPIQPHYVTLDEQFGYDIKYPRRDYIAILNMLYQLGIYADCEMIKLERTYRYDTLEQLYEAQSKKILSTQFKVAHVKASLEPFITMEDGQHVYRHPFYAAIISWKP; translated from the coding sequence ATGATAAAAGGGTCTCTTTTACAAATTGATTTTGAAAAGCTATGGAAAGAGGGCATGTTAGATTGGCATGGCAAGATGCCAGAACGCATGACGGATGACGGATTGGAAGAAGCTTTTTGGGCACAATCAATGAAGAAAAAAACCTATAAGCAAACAGACGAGTACGCGAAAGAAATATACGAAAAAATGAAGCAGCATATTCCACAAGAGGCAAGTTGCATTGAAATTGGACCGGGATGGGGCAACTATACATTCCAACTGAGTGAAGATGTCAAACGTTTAACGCTCGTTGATGGTTCTAAAAGTGTGCTTGCCTATTTGAAACAATATTATGAGCGTAATGCGTCTGTTCAGTTTGTGCATAGTAAATGGGAAGAAGCACAAATAGAGCCGCATGATGTGGTAATTGGGGTGAACTGCTTTTATCGTATATACGAAATGGCAGCAGCGTTGCAAAAAATGAATGCACTCGCAAAAAAATGCGCCATTATCGGCTTAACGACAGGTCCCATTCAGCCGCATTACGTTACCTTAGATGAACAGTTTGGCTATGACATTAAGTATCCGCGGCGTGATTATATTGCTATTCTCAACATGCTGTATCAGTTAGGCATTTACGCAGATTGTGAAATGATTAAACTAGAACGTACATATCGCTATGATACATTGGAACAACTATATGAAGCACAAAGTAAAAAAATCCTATCCACGCAGTTTAAGGTGGCACATGTGAAAGCCTCACTGGAACCTTTTATAACGATGGAGGATGGCCAACATGTGTATCGCCATCCATTCTATGCTGCAATTATCAGTTGGAAGCCGTGA
- a CDS encoding cob(I)yrinic acid a,c-diamide adenosyltransferase, which produces MTRQGMLLVYTGEGKGKTTASLGVTLRAIGRGMKVKYFQFIKSPERTYGEQIALRKLGVETVQLGIGFTWTKTPEEHREALAKAWQLVKKELQDETTDVLVLDELNNALAITRFPVEDVLPLEDVLEAIENRPKTMHLVVTGRSAHPSLLALADLVSTIEATKHYYTEQDVQAMKGLEF; this is translated from the coding sequence ATGACAAGACAAGGTATGTTGTTAGTGTATACCGGTGAAGGAAAAGGGAAAACAACTGCATCACTCGGCGTCACATTGCGTGCAATTGGTCGAGGCATGAAGGTTAAATATTTTCAATTCATCAAATCGCCTGAGCGTACATATGGCGAACAAATTGCCTTGCGAAAACTGGGGGTCGAAACGGTGCAATTAGGCATCGGATTTACATGGACGAAAACACCTGAGGAGCATAGAGAAGCACTTGCAAAAGCTTGGCAACTTGTCAAAAAAGAGCTGCAAGATGAAACGACAGATGTATTAGTGCTGGATGAGTTGAATAATGCGTTAGCGATCACGCGTTTTCCTGTCGAGGATGTCTTGCCATTGGAGGACGTGTTAGAAGCCATTGAAAATCGTCCAAAGACCATGCATTTGGTCGTTACAGGGCGTTCAGCACATCCATCTCTCCTCGCGTTAGCCGACTTAGTGTCAACAATTGAGGCAACCAAACATTATTATACCGAGCAGGATGTTCAAGCGATGAAGGGGCTTGAATTTTAA
- a CDS encoding nitroreductase encodes MLEAMKKRRAIRQFKTDEVEREKIETLLEAATYAPNDRMREPWHFYVLQGDSLQRYEQVALDYLEQRFPTKPHLVESSMEAITKTPLIIVVTSAIVDGDEGATKDNTFAVSGAIMSMWLMAEQLGLGMVWRTRGVGLVHDTALHTFIGASDKEQLVGTLCIGYPAEEITSAKKRTPFADKTTWL; translated from the coding sequence ATGTTAGAAGCAATGAAAAAACGCCGTGCGATTCGCCAGTTTAAAACGGATGAAGTCGAACGGGAAAAAATTGAGACATTATTAGAAGCAGCAACGTATGCGCCGAATGATCGCATGCGCGAACCTTGGCACTTCTATGTATTGCAAGGCGACAGTTTACAGCGTTATGAACAAGTGGCACTCGATTATTTAGAACAACGTTTCCCGACCAAACCACATTTAGTAGAAAGCTCAATGGAGGCGATTACTAAGACACCGCTGATTATTGTCGTGACTTCCGCTATTGTGGACGGGGATGAGGGAGCGACGAAAGACAATACATTCGCGGTGAGTGGCGCTATTATGTCGATGTGGTTAATGGCGGAGCAGCTAGGATTAGGTATGGTATGGCGTACACGTGGTGTGGGGTTAGTACATGACACAGCGTTGCATACATTCATCGGAGCATCAGACAAAGAGCAATTGGTAGGAACGCTCTGTATCGGGTACCCGGCTGAAGAAATCACTTCTGCAAAAAAACGTACACCATTTGCTGACAAAACGACTTGGTTATAA
- the cobA gene encoding uroporphyrinogen-III C-methyltransferase has protein sequence MSGFVYIVGAGPGDPKLLTIRGLECIQQADVILYDRLVNAELLKHAKVDTELIYCGKEPGKHGMIQDEIHRTLVEQANLGKHVLRLKGGDPFVFGRGAEEAAILRQAGIPFEIVPGISAGIAAPAYAGIPVTHRDHAASFAIVPGHGRAEKGNDFLNWSALAQIDTVAFYMSVGNISHITKSLIVNGRSETTPVAVIEWGTTENQRTITGTLATIAQDIQHHQISNPSMILVGDVVNVREEIAWFEEKGHAKC, from the coding sequence GTGAGTGGATTTGTATACATTGTAGGGGCAGGTCCAGGTGACCCAAAACTACTGACGATTCGAGGATTAGAATGTATTCAACAAGCAGATGTGATTTTATATGATCGCTTGGTGAATGCGGAGTTATTAAAGCATGCAAAAGTAGATACTGAGCTGATTTATTGTGGGAAAGAGCCAGGTAAACATGGCATGATTCAGGATGAAATCCACCGCACGCTTGTGGAACAGGCCAATCTTGGCAAGCATGTACTTCGCTTAAAAGGCGGCGATCCATTTGTTTTTGGACGCGGCGCAGAAGAAGCTGCGATTTTACGGCAAGCGGGTATTCCATTTGAAATTGTTCCGGGCATTTCAGCAGGAATTGCGGCCCCTGCTTATGCAGGAATTCCAGTGACACACCGCGATCATGCCGCAAGCTTTGCGATTGTGCCAGGTCATGGCCGTGCAGAGAAAGGGAACGATTTCTTGAACTGGTCAGCACTTGCTCAAATCGATACCGTGGCATTTTATATGAGTGTCGGCAATATCTCACATATTACGAAAAGTTTAATAGTCAATGGTAGAAGTGAAACAACCCCTGTTGCGGTGATTGAATGGGGCACAACGGAAAACCAGCGGACGATTACAGGTACTCTTGCTACGATTGCGCAAGACATTCAACATCACCAGATCTCCAATCCATCGATGATTTTAGTGGGAGATGTCGTCAATGTGCGTGAAGAAATTGCTTGGTTTGAAGAAAAGGGGCATGCAAAATGTTAG
- a CDS encoding NAD(P)-dependent oxidoreductase gives MNYFPLLMDIDYKKVVIVGGGHVARQKIEALLPTKAQITVISPAVTETIQQYVNEGLVTWQEKMFEPADLDDAALVFAVTDEEEVNNAVEEATQHWQLLSRADAKGRVDFINPAVVRRGGFVVTVSTSGASPGLTRKVKADLAEQFGDHYAAYVTFLKEARQQILQVFDGEAKKQRLAELLDPQILQWFEQGEERKCQAWLQQRIGESQ, from the coding sequence ATGAACTATTTCCCACTGTTAATGGATATAGATTATAAAAAAGTTGTCATTGTTGGTGGCGGCCATGTCGCACGTCAAAAGATTGAAGCTTTACTGCCGACAAAAGCGCAGATAACAGTTATTAGCCCGGCAGTGACAGAGACTATACAACAGTACGTGAATGAAGGACTTGTGACATGGCAAGAGAAAATGTTCGAACCTGCTGATTTGGACGATGCCGCATTAGTATTCGCAGTGACGGATGAAGAAGAAGTGAACAATGCAGTAGAAGAAGCGACGCAGCATTGGCAATTACTCAGTCGTGCGGATGCCAAAGGACGTGTGGATTTTATCAATCCGGCAGTCGTTCGTCGGGGCGGCTTTGTTGTGACAGTATCGACGTCTGGAGCCAGTCCTGGTTTAACACGTAAAGTAAAGGCTGACTTGGCGGAGCAATTCGGAGATCATTACGCGGCGTATGTGACATTTTTAAAGGAAGCGCGTCAGCAAATTTTACAGGTGTTTGATGGAGAGGCGAAAAAACAACGACTGGCTGAATTGCTAGATCCACAAATTTTGCAGTGGTTTGAACAAGGTGAAGAGCGAAAGTGTCAAGCATGGCTACAACAGCGGATAGGAGAAAGCCAGTGA
- a CDS encoding cobyrinate a,c-diamide synthase, producing MNRFVLAGTGSGVGKTTFTIGIMRALMKRGLTVQGFKCGPDYIDPTYHTAVTKRPSRNIDSFMMGHDVIRAIVARASRDIDVAMIEGVMGFYDGKSPLSNEGSAADISEITESPVILIVNAASMARSVAAIVKGFQLLDDNANIVGVIANQLGSKSHFDIVKTAIEKECGIPVIGYLPKDAVPPMPSRHLGLVPAIERGDLDSYFDSLATAIEETVDIEQLLDITQAQAIEITASIFDVQPEKPEVHIAVAKDAAFNFYYEENFELLRANGATLHFFSPLQNEEVPIEAQGLYIGGGFPEEFAGQLAKNEKARTSIQNAINRGLPTLAECGGFMYLTEEIVDRGAGVYPMLGVIPGRVRMQDKRAALGYREITGVAGNFLIDEKTQAKGHEFHYSAYEGEHTKPAYFSKGRFRAQQEGYLHQNLVAGFTHFHFASNPQLVENWLTACLEDEQ from the coding sequence ATGAATCGATTTGTGCTAGCGGGTACAGGAAGCGGTGTAGGGAAAACGACGTTCACGATTGGAATCATGCGTGCACTGATGAAGCGGGGGTTAACAGTTCAAGGCTTTAAATGTGGCCCAGACTATATTGATCCAACGTATCATACTGCTGTCACCAAACGTCCCTCTCGAAACATTGATAGTTTCATGATGGGGCATGATGTCATTCGTGCAATTGTTGCAAGAGCAAGCCGAGATATAGACGTCGCGATGATTGAAGGTGTGATGGGCTTTTATGATGGCAAATCTCCATTGTCAAATGAAGGATCAGCTGCAGATATTAGTGAGATTACAGAAAGCCCCGTCATTTTAATTGTCAATGCGGCAAGTATGGCAAGAAGTGTAGCGGCAATTGTAAAAGGCTTCCAACTGCTAGATGACAACGCCAATATCGTTGGGGTTATTGCCAACCAATTGGGTAGTAAGAGTCATTTTGATATTGTTAAAACAGCCATCGAAAAAGAATGTGGTATTCCTGTCATTGGTTATTTGCCAAAGGATGCTGTCCCTCCGATGCCAAGTCGTCATTTAGGTTTAGTGCCGGCCATTGAACGTGGGGATTTGGATTCCTATTTTGACAGCCTAGCAACAGCTATTGAGGAAACGGTGGATATTGAGCAGTTACTAGACATTACGCAAGCACAAGCGATAGAAATAACTGCATCGATTTTTGATGTTCAGCCAGAAAAGCCAGAAGTTCATATTGCGGTTGCGAAGGATGCAGCTTTCAACTTTTACTATGAAGAGAATTTCGAATTATTGCGCGCAAATGGTGCAACCTTGCACTTTTTCTCCCCCTTACAAAATGAAGAAGTCCCTATAGAAGCACAAGGGTTGTATATCGGTGGGGGATTCCCAGAAGAATTCGCCGGACAATTGGCAAAAAACGAAAAAGCGAGGACATCCATTCAAAATGCAATCAATCGAGGTCTGCCGACATTGGCTGAATGTGGCGGTTTTATGTATCTGACAGAGGAAATCGTGGATCGAGGGGCCGGGGTCTACCCAATGCTCGGGGTGATTCCGGGACGTGTGCGTATGCAAGACAAGCGAGCTGCACTTGGTTATAGAGAAATCACGGGTGTTGCCGGCAATTTCTTAATCGATGAAAAGACGCAGGCAAAAGGGCATGAGTTCCATTACTCAGCATATGAGGGGGAGCATACAAAGCCTGCTTATTTTAGTAAAGGTCGGTTCCGCGCGCAACAAGAAGGTTATTTACACCAAAATCTTGTAGCGGGCTTTACACATTTCCATTTTGCGTCGAATCCACAGCTCGTAGAAAATTGGTTGACAGCATGTTTGGAGGATGAACAATGA
- a CDS encoding cobalamin biosynthesis protein, which produces MIELREGEIPVVDKRKPYALVAITKHGVVNARSYMEKFPYADLYYMKKFAKGDEETRHIQLFDGTVRLLLPALFQQYKGVICVISLGAVVRMIAPIMVDKMTDPAVLVVDDLGQYVISVLSGHIGGANELTYEFANAIGATPVVTTASDVQKTIPVDLFGAKFGWMWDSQEKLLPVSASVVNEEHVAIVQETGEKNWWMHDRAMPDNLNIYPSTTAAIQAKPQATLLITDRIIEAHEEVLLDNGVIYRPKSIVLGIGCNRGTTVEEIEQVVDETLAELRLSKKSVKAVATIDLKKDEVGLLDLTAKHNWSFVTYTPEQLNEMPLLNPSETVFKYTGAYGVSEPAALRYANATEWVLEKKKSGNVTVSIARVNFEECGQ; this is translated from the coding sequence ATGATTGAATTACGCGAAGGGGAAATCCCTGTCGTCGACAAGCGCAAACCGTATGCTCTCGTAGCCATTACGAAACACGGGGTCGTCAATGCCAGAAGTTATATGGAAAAGTTCCCGTATGCAGACTTGTACTATATGAAAAAGTTTGCAAAAGGCGACGAAGAGACGCGCCATATTCAATTATTTGATGGCACGGTACGCTTATTACTGCCTGCATTGTTCCAGCAATATAAAGGGGTTATCTGTGTCATATCCCTTGGTGCGGTTGTGCGCATGATTGCGCCGATTATGGTGGATAAAATGACAGATCCTGCTGTATTAGTTGTCGATGATCTCGGTCAATATGTTATCAGTGTATTATCCGGTCATATTGGTGGGGCCAATGAGCTAACGTATGAATTTGCCAATGCGATTGGTGCCACGCCTGTTGTCACAACGGCATCTGATGTGCAAAAAACAATCCCCGTCGATTTATTCGGCGCCAAGTTTGGTTGGATGTGGGATAGTCAAGAAAAATTGTTACCGGTAAGTGCATCGGTTGTCAATGAAGAGCATGTTGCCATTGTGCAAGAAACAGGAGAGAAAAACTGGTGGATGCATGATCGTGCGATGCCAGACAACTTGAATATCTATCCATCGACGACAGCAGCAATTCAGGCAAAGCCACAAGCCACCTTGCTCATTACGGATCGAATCATCGAAGCGCATGAGGAAGTGTTGCTGGACAATGGTGTGATTTATCGTCCGAAATCCATTGTGCTTGGCATTGGTTGTAATCGTGGAACGACTGTAGAGGAAATTGAACAAGTTGTAGACGAGACATTGGCGGAACTACGTTTGAGTAAAAAAAGTGTGAAAGCGGTCGCGACGATTGATTTGAAAAAAGACGAGGTAGGTTTGCTGGACTTAACCGCCAAGCATAATTGGTCGTTTGTGACATATACGCCAGAGCAGCTCAATGAAATGCCACTGTTGAATCCATCAGAAACGGTCTTTAAATACACAGGCGCCTATGGTGTGAGTGAGCCGGCAGCATTGCGTTATGCGAATGCGACAGAGTGGGTCTTAGAGAAAAAGAAAAGTGGCAATGTGACGGTGTCCATTGCACGTGTCAATTTTGAGGAGTGCGGACAATGA